tgtgtttgtttcagagcaACCGTCTGATCCAGATGTTGTTTATTCATCAGTGAGAGCAGGTGAGTCACACctgcagcagagtgtgtgttagtgtgtgttacagtgtgtgttacagtgtgtgttgttgtgtctctgcagtaaTCTGAGGACTCTCTGCTGGACGTCCTTCTCTGCAGATCTCTGGTTTCTCtggtttctctgtgttcatctATCAGCTGGTTGTTcagtgacctctagtggccgGAGTCGTCATGACAGGAACAAAACACaggatgtggtggtggtggtgggtaaCATCCAGAGGTTTCCCACAGATGATCAGTGTTTTGATGATCAGCTGTTTATTATAAACTGCAGCAAACTGCActaacatcaacatgttcattctttctgttcattttaacatatttatgttttattaaaagtttCCTTCAGtataaaatgtgttgatgtgttttttcttctcgACATGGACTAAAAATCTGATATTCTGTTTTAAATGATCAACACAGGATCATAAAGTCCAGACTCTTCAGTCTTCAATCAGATCCATGTTTGAACTGTGGAGTAAAGAGTCCAGCAGGTGGAGACTGTTTGTTAAACTGGagcttcttcttccttctttaTTATTACTTTACCACTCATTCAGTCAGTTAGGATGTGTCTGAGAATCCTCTGAGGACGGAACAGAAACTGTTCACACCTTTTCATTTAGAGAGAACAACGACCACTGAGGAAActccatcagtcagtcagggacaggtgtgtgagtccaggtgaaccaggtgaagagacggagacagaggagagtgagCTGGAGACGAGGACGAGAAAACATGAGGGCAGtggtcagtttattaggaacagcaGCGTGTTAAACCCCCCAACACAGAGTGGTGATGACACTGAGCTCCTTCTGCAGAGGTCGTAGTCTGAGCTCAGGTGAACAGGACGGTGTTGGTTCATATCCAGGACTGAGCTGAGTCCTGGTCCTGGATAACATGGACGTGTTCCTGGGAGAGACCCGGCTCTGTGGCAGTGCAGTTACTCATCATGGATCCTGTCCAAAGTCTCCTGTACGGTGATGGTGACAGGTCTTCCAGGATCTCTGCCATGTTTGAATTCAGCCGCTcacttctccacctcctccacctctttgGGTGATCAGACCCTCAGACGGAGGTCGTGGATCATCAGAAGGCTGATGTGGTCCACTCTCTCAGACAGaggtgaaacagaaaacaacgtTAACCAGAGTTAATGACctcaaactttctgcagaatcacTTTGAccttctgacacagactgaaCCATCAGCCCTCACACAGCTCAGGACTCCAGACTCCACCTCCAGCACCACCTCCATCctacagctgaaactgaaaaactagAAAACTTCAAACTCTGTGTAGAATCAGTCAGAGAGCTGAACTGAACGTCCAGGTGATGAGGTGTTGAACTCTCCTCCTTCTACCTTCTACCTTCTAGGACACAGACTGATCAATCAGCCCTCGTATGGATTAGATACAGTGGATGGATTATTGGATGTATTAGATCTCCTGTCTGTCACTATcatgtatatatatgttgtGTATCAGCTTGTTGCAGCTCTTCATTGAAGCTTCCTGATGTTTCCACTGAGACTGTGTTCACACTGAGCTGGATTCATATGAATCTGGATCTGTTTTCTCCACCTTGGCCTTCCTCTACTAAACAGTCATTGTTCAGAGCAGCTCTCTGTGTTGTAGTGTTGATTATTATCACTGATGGATCagcatgtcagcagtgttgtaTTTAATCTTCTGTACATTGTGAGACTTTTCTTGCTGTGCTGAATAAAAACCAGGTGGATCGTGTTGATCTGCTGAAAAGACAGAATCGTTTTAATCCCTTCGGTCCTGTCACTCCACTGATCCGAGGCTTTTACGACCACTTCCTGTTTAGACCCTTTGTTTTCTAACAACTCTGTTCAGTGTGATCATCTCTGCCCGTCAACAGAGGGAGGGTTAGAAATGTGAggacaggagctgctgcagctgaggttAAACCTTTAAAGGATGAGAAGTTATTGTTGTTGTACTCAGTGATCGGAGACTCTGTAGGGACGAACTGATTCTTCCTCACTGACCTGACCCAGCTGATAGACAGGAGGTAGGGCTCTGATGTGACCGAATGAAAACATCTCTCGTTTATTTCATGTTGTAAAATCCACTGTTTACATCAATATGTTTTCATCGTCTGGATGACGGTTTGTGATCTTACAGCCAAGACAAATCCAGGACCTGGTTCCAAAACCAGAACCGGTCCACAAAAGACTCAGACTCTATGAACCTCCTCTACACCTACACAAGAACCAGGTCAGAGAGTCTGGAGAGAGTTTAGTGGTCGAACAGCAGTGGACAGACCAACAGGACTTCAGTGGACTGGACTCCAAACCAAAGACCAGATCAACACCTGACTTTAGAGGCAGAACCAGTTAacacaggtgtttctattaatATGTCCACCTCATTAATCTCAACGAGTGCAGGCTGAGTAACAGAAACTCTCTGAAACAGTCTGAGCTCAGGCTGCACAGTTAAACAAACGTGATCAAACACTTCCTGAActaacagccaatcacagagcaggaAACCAGACGACTGATCATGTGATGTCTCAGATTCAGGACGGCTGATGTTAAATGTCCTtcagagagtgagggagacaCTGTCCAACCAGCTGTAAACTcaccacacactgcagcaggacGACTGGATGAACAACACTGACCTCAGTGAATCCACGTCCTCGTCCTGAGTCCACAACAGAGACGTTTCCCTGCTCGTCTCCGTCTCCATCCAGCTCCCAGACGCTAACACAATACAACcacatctgatctgatctgatgtcTGAGGCCACTCTgagtgacagcagctctgttggtttcatttggtttcagcttttcctccaggagatgaagagagactCAGCAGCAGTTTAACAGGAAGTGGAAACAGAGACCTGGTTATTTCCTGTAAAGATTcaaaccttcatgaaggaggattaTTACAGGACTGCTGGATCAGACTCAGGTTCAGCtgctgttcctaataaactgacaccTCAgatccaacatggctgccactgcatcacagtttctgtctcactctctcttcataaaacagcaacagacaaagaaaagttcTTTACTCACCTGTTgtggttttcattgttttttaaaaaggtgtgcttcactgactgactgatcagctgtttccacttcctcttcacaaaagacaaagaagaagaagaagaagcagaagaagaagaaacagtaTCTGGCGTCTTTTATAACGTCTGAGAACACGGCGGTTTGAAACGTCCTGAATCctctctcagtgtttctctcagtttcttctatgtttttttggtgattgctgaacaacttcctgtttcctgttcctggcctctccttcttcttctactCTGTTAATTCCAGCTCTGTGTGACGTGGCCTATAGCGCCACCTTCTGACGACACGACGCAGCCTCGAAGTTCAGTTTAAATTCGTTTGACAGTTTCATGgaaacagattaaaaactgATCACATGATCAATAATTACTGATCACTGGTGTCAGACTGCACCTTCagtacttcagtaaaagtactgaCACCACAGAGTACAAATACtcattacaaataaaagtcctgACAGTCCTTAGACACAGTGTCCTCAGGGTTCTGGTCTTGGATCAGATTCACCTTGTATTTGCTTCCTTTAGGAAACGttcattgttatgcagatgatgctctattatctattattatatATGATAGTATATTTGTTAAAGAagctgatgaaaccaatcagtgaGTTAAAGTTGAAGCTTGAAGGACATTAAGACCTGGATGACCTGCAACTGTCTGATATGAAGCTCAGACAGAATCAGCAGCTCAGTATATTGAGCTGTAAACTGAGCAGAGGAGGCTCAGTGACGCCTCTTAACATTCACAACAACCTTCAatggaaaaaagatgaaaacaggaacaaacatGAGCATCATTGTTCAAAGGAAACAACCACTCTGAGCTTTATCATCACACCTCGTAaacactgtgtgaaaacaaacagactgagtgTTTGGTGCTTTCAGGGACAGCAGTAACCCCGACTTCCTGACTGAAATCAACCAGTTCTACAGTTACTGTAAACCCTACACCTGCTCCTCTCTCAGACTGTTGAACAGCCTTCACTGCTTAAATCCAGATTCTTTTCCCAGACATGAAAGTatccaaatcatgtgtcattagtaaCCCCGTGAAATAATCAATaagtatgttttttaaatgttcatgtCAAAAGTCGGTGAAAAGTGTTTTATGGTCGGTCACAACTGTGGATAATGTGttgcaaacagaaataaaacatatatcCTATTAAGCCATCTAAattcaacacatttaaaaccacattCTAGTGTGACTATATTACAAATCATTCTACAACACagatacagtgcattcagaaagcaTTTCAGACCCCCTCaattttttactttctctcccTCGTCACAGTGCAGCAGTAGAATGACTCTGAACagttttttggactcagatctgttcagaCAACACAGACTCAGCATTGCAGCATCTGGAAACAGACCcaggaacaggaggaaacaggatttACATCAGACTGAACAGGACTGTCTTAGTAAATGCTAAATCTGTCTCATCCTGACTCCTCCTGAACAGTTCTGTAGCTGTAGAGATAAAACTGAAGGTTATCAGTGAAAAGCAGAAAACCAGctgtttccttccttcctcctctctgatcaGCTGTTTCAGATGGCAGCGCGCACAGACGCAGCGGCTCGAGGCTCCCTACTTCTGTGCactattgtgtgttttttcctgtgttttttcttgaGGTTTGTCAGGCTATGTCACGCTCACATAGCTAGGACTATACTCCCCAAATTCCACCAGCATGTCAAATGTCCAATCAGGGGGGAGAGGACACTTGACCACGTATACTCCACGGGGCGCTGAGTCATCTGGAAAACTGAAAGAGCTACGTGAGGATGCTCTTTGTGGATTACAGCTCAGCGTTCAACACAATCATTCTGGACATTTTAATCACCAAACTGCTCCAACTACAGATCCCCCTCCCCGCCTGCATCACTTCCTCACACACCACCCACATCTGTCAAACTTggcctccacctctcctccacactcacactcagcaCTGAGCCTCCTGCTGTACGCCCTGTAAACCTATGACTGCACTCCAACCCAcccaacatcatcatcatcatcatgtatgcagatgataccactgtggttgggctcatctctgatggggatgagacagtatacagggctgaggtagaggaactgtccctctggtgctcagctaacaacctgacactgaacgtccagaaaactaaagaactcttattattattatggacttcagaaaggacagacaagaccacaacccctcctcataaatggagaacatgtggaaactgtgaccaccttcaggttcctgggCCCCCACATCTCAGTCGATCTCTGCTGgactcacaacaccaaggccctCGTGAAGAAGCTGCATTGCCTGCATGTCCTCAGGAAAACCAATCtggacaggaagctgctgctggccttctaccactcctctgtggagagtgtactaacacactgtctgagtgtgtggtacaggctccacagctgaggacaggaaggctgtgcagagggtcatcaacaccgcccagagagaggaggaaggaaacagcTGATCAGAGAGAGGACACTGCCcagtttccttcctcctctctgatcagctgttttcatgtcaaactcagacacagtcacagagctgaGCTGAAGCAGATTATTGTTATTGAATAAACATgagtcaacattttaaaaacaccaaaCTGTGACAGAAGAGAATCATCAAAAACATCACTGACTTTAACTATGACAGAGAAGCTGATACATGAGGAGCTGAAGCTGATTtaaactgaagctgaagctgaagctgataTACTCAGAGCATGAAGCTGATatattctgtctctgtcttacAGAGGAAACATGACATTGAACACCACACAGAGTGAGACCTCTGTCTCTGATCAAAGATCCTCCACAGGCGACTGGTTttacaccacagaggaagaagacgCCCTGATGAGGTCACTGATGAGGTCATTGATGAGGTCACTGATGAGGTCACTCAGGGTTTGtctccacctgcagagacacagacgacagtcagtcacagcagctctgacctttgacctctgacctttgttCAGATCTTATTGTCCCTCAAAGAGAAACTGATTTGCAGCagaataaaagaagaaataactaAACATcacaacagtaacaacagtaACAAATGAGGATGAAAAATAGAAGGTGTTTGAGTTCCAGTGCAGTGTCAGAGCAGAATAAGTGaatttattaaacaaacacaggagaatTTGAACCTGTCGctttaacctgtgtgtgtgtgtgtgtggggtggtggTGTGATCAGGGCTGAGATCCTGTGCTTTCTGCAGATAACTGCAGAGAAAGCTGCTGACTACTTTAACTATGTGAGACAGACGGTGTTTGTTCTGCACCGTGAGGTTCATATACCAAGAGATAAAACAGAGAGTTAACATGGACTCAATAACAGATTAAATGAAGCCATCAGTCTTCTCCACCTTAAAGGTAGAAAGTAAAGTCTCTGCAGATTACAGACCAGCTGAGGACCTGATTCAGATCATCACTGTTCCACTGTCTCAACATGTGAACCCTGACTAACAGCTGGGAGGTGCAGTGATGGTCACACCACTCTACAAGGTCATTCAGGACCATGATTGACCTCTCCCTCCTGGAGCAGACTGATTCAAACTGTATGTGGGTCAACATGTTTTCAAAgctctgcatgtttgtgtgacCTCTGTGATCAGGCTGGTCACTTGTGGTTTCACAGTTCAGCAAGAGAACAGAGGTGATGAACAGTTCaactcagcagctgcagactcaCTGATTGATAATGTCAGTGGTTgtctctcttcacctcctcctcctgcagacagatcagagtattgatcaggTTCAGATATTGATCATTAAAGTTCATTGATCATCAACATgttttcagctcctcctcctctcaccttcaGCTTCAGGAAACTGAACAGGTAAATgaagcactgacctttgacccagagaGCCACTGCTCTCTCATACAGGAGGTCTCCCTCCCTGCTCTGGACTCTGCAGACGTAGAGTCCACTGTCTCTGACTGTTGGTTTCttcagagtcagactgaggtctcgTCTCAggtctctcttcatctctgtgcgACCTCTGTAATCCTGGTGCTGTTTGTCAGGTTGATCTGTGCCGTCCTGATTCACATGGACGATCACAGGCTCAGATGCACAGAtcctccactccactctgacgtCTTCAGGCAGGTGAGCTGTGGTTTTGAAGGGCAACTTCACAgactcctccccctcctccacctcatggACTGAGAGAAGAacagacagtcagagtcagagagaacagaggtgATGAACagttcagcagctgcagactcaGAGTTAAACAGCGTCTCTGTCAGTAGTTGTCTCTCTTCACCTGTtcctgcagccaatcagaaaacAGAAGGTGTCACCTGCTGAATGTCACAGTGCACACCTGGACACTCAGACAAATCAGACCATGTATctaaacacactgcagagagctGGGCTGAGGCCCGACAGTCAAATaaatctcctttcctaaccactaCTCCAGAGACGGATGGAGGATGGAAGGAGAGTTGATGAGGTCTCAGGAAAAGAGAAATCCGGTGCTTAGAGAATCTTCTGTTTATacacaacatcaacactgacaaaggagggaggaaataagaaaataacatgaaggaaaatacaaggagagaaagatgagctGCTAAAATACTGATTCAGTAAAAATCGAGATGGAAGAAACTGTGCAgggctaaccctaacccttccctgagggagtcatcccaaagggatcaataaaccctcaagtctaagtctaagaagAAATCAGATTTAGACTAAAGTTTACTGAGTTCCATGGCACTGATGCTTTTTATattcctttttgtttattttgtatatttaaagaacagggatggagggatttaataaaccatgtgtgtgtacaatgtTTACTTAGTTAATCAGAATAAATTCAGGATTTGAAACAGAATAGATCTGTATTTAAAGATCTGGAgttcagccaatcaggaggATTTCAGGAGTTACTGATCAAGTCTGTTGTTTCTACATGTTGGTGgatctcctgctgctgcaaggaatcatgggacgtcattctctcctttcctttggtaaaggaatctccactgtctcctctgctgagataagataggaagcactgaatcTCCTAAATATGTCGAGACCTGGACCAGGTCTGATCAGAAACTTCAGAGTCACTTACTTTAGTGAGGAAacttcagaggagaaaaacactgtTGGACCACAGACCTGGTCTCTGTCAGGTCCAGGttttctctgctcctctatCAGGACCACTGAGACCAGGGTCCTGGTTCAGCTTACAGTAAAGCGAAACTCTGCGTTCTGGAATTATCTTTATAGAATCATTatcagctaagctaactgtttccccctgtaTTTCCCCTCCATATGCTAAACTAAGAAAGCAGTTTTCCctctgtatgctaagctaagctaagctaagctagcagcAGCTGTGTATCTGCCTGCAGAGGGAGGTGTTGCTCAGACTCAGGGACAGAGACTAAAgtcaaactgctcctttaaccaatcagctTCCTGCAAAGAGACGACCGTCATCAGGTGAGAGCAGGTAAACACtgtgtcacatgactcacacaGCGTACCTGTGGAGGGTTTGGTGAAGCGGAGGTATCCACGACGATGAGCAAGGAACAGGAGGAATCCAACCAGAGCCAGAACTAAAGGAAGACCAACACCCAGACCAACAGCTgtaagaaaaacagacagatgagttTTATatgtctgacctctgacctctgtctgacctctgacctctgtctgacctctgacctgtgtctctctgcttcttcttctccagttgtatttcctctttgctcctgaccagcagcaggaCATGAGACTGTACTGTCTCCCCCTTCTGTCCTGTGACGGTGCAGGTGTAGGTTCCTCTGTCACTGACCTGAATGTCCCTCAGACTCAAGCTGAAGTCTCTTGTTGTCAAGAGATCAGGATTCAGCGACGTCCGGTCTTTAAACTGTGGGTTCTGGTTCTGAAGGTCGTCTTGAAAACCAGAACTTGTCTCTCTACGATAGTGAACAGTGGAGGGACTGAGGTCCACGCGGTTCCAGATCACTGAGTCTATGTTGATCAGAGAGGCTgtgcagggcagagagacagactccACCCCCTCATCCACCTTCACCTCCACCAGCTGAGACTGTCCCTGCTGAGACTGTCCCTGCTGGGTACctgtgaggacagagacagtgttAGTCAGCCCCCATCGTcactgtgacttcctgtttctgaGTCAGACTCCACAGCTCTGACTCCATCCTGCCTCCACCTGTTACCCTGACATCAAACTTCCTCTAggatttcacagtaaaagcagctCTGCCGTTATAaggagcttttattgtgaaaacaacaggaagtgtgtTGATAGTAACACtgattaaagaaagaaaaggtttCATCAGAGCTTTGGTCAGagtttcctctgctctcactcCTTTCACAGTTAATACTTTACACTGattcagtcagagacagagacagagacaccgCCCTGTgctgatcatcatcatcatcatcctcatcatcatctctgaaatctctgactcctcctcacagcaGCTGAGCTGGACTGAACCTCCACAGTCTGTTTCCTGACCTGACCTGAGCCGTTGCCCCCCCTGCTCCCCCTACAGGCCTCTCAGAGTTTATCTGAACTCTGTAAACTCTCTTGTTTCCTCAGCACCGTCGGTTTCCGGTCTGAAAACTGCCCCCTTCCTCCTGTGAACCGGGACACCGGGACCAGGACCGTGTAGTCCGTCAGGGACTGAAGCGGACCGGGGTCTGACTGAGCAGGAACCGCCCCGCACTGAGCTGCTCCGCGGAAATAACGGTCCTGAGTCCTCGGTTTGTCGGAGTTTTTAAAGGGAGTTTGGTGGAAGGTTTTCTTACcgtacaggaggaggaggagcagcaccTTCATCCTCTGTTATTAAACCCGCTTCTTCAACACACACCGATCAACCCGCAGAGGACACGGAGGGACTTTCCTCTGACGGACTCAACTTTAGTTTCGATTTCAACAGGAAGTCTGCTAAAgcccttcacaataaaagcaagGAGAAAACTCACCAGGAATACTGCGCATGCGCACAGTCAGCACACCGGTGTAAAGGAGACAGCAGACACACTGATGACAGGTGAAATaatcttctcttctcttctcttcgATGGAAAACGTCCTGAGGTGATGAAGAATCTGACgctcagtgttttttaaaccaactttatttataacacagagacaaacagagacagactcagagcTACAGTTCAGGTTCCTGTTCCTCAGGTTCCGGTTCAGAGTGATTTATCTTCAGACAGAAAGTCAGAATCTCCtgttctgacctttgacctttttataCGTTTGTTAAGAAGAGGAAATGATTGTTAGAGGAGGAAGGATTTCATCAGTTTCTGAgtctcaaacagaaaacaggagctctgctgtttctacacgtggatctgctgctgctgctgcaaggcaTCATGGGACGTCATTCTGTCCTTTGGTGAAGGAAGCtgcagtgtctcctctgctgaaggagataagagaggaagcagtgaagGAGACTGGACCTGATCAGGTCTGAGACTCAGAGACTTCAGGTCGTTCACCTCAGTCTGAATCAGACCTGGGACCTCGTTCATTAACACTGTGAACGTCTCGTAAACTGGGATTTATAGGAAACAAAGCTTCAGGTGTGTTCTAAGTTATACTCCCCTGTAATGAATAACAAGGTGAACACGACGTTTACACTGACGTCATCCTCAGTGTCTCAGTCAGCTGGGCATGTTTTAGATACTCTATCTCACCCCTCACATTCCAGCAGCCATGTTATTAAATCTCCTGAAGGGACAATACTATAGAGGTGAAGCTGCAGAGGAGTCAGTGTACAGCTTGTATGGACAGTCCAAGAGCATCAATTACTGGAACCATGTCCTGTGGCCCTGACCAGACTAAGATAAACTTGTTTGGCTCAGATGAAGTCCAGCATGTGTGGTGGTGCCCTGGTGAGGAGTACCAAGATAACTGTGTCTTGCCTGCAGTCAAACATGGTGGGGGGgctgcatgagtgctgctggcACTGGGGAGCTGAGATTCATTGGgggaaacatgaatgtctgaagcAGAGCATGATCCCCTCCCTTCGGAAACTCGGCTGCATGGCAGTTTTCCAACATAACGACCTCAAACACACCTCCAAGATGACAGCTGCCTTGCTGaggaagctgaagctgaaggtGATGGAGTGGCCAAGTATGTGGTGCACCTGTGGGGCATCCTCAGGTGGATGATGGAGGAGCGCAAGGTGTCTAACATCCACCAGCACCTGCAGTGCTACATAACAATGCTGCTCACACTAAATATTGACACTGGACATGTTCACTGTGAGGTGCACTCACCTGTTGctgtgttatttatgtgttaGTAAATCTGTGCTGCTATACAAGCTGTACACTGACTCCTCTGAAGCTTCACTTCTATAGTATTGTCCCTTCAGGAGATTTAATAACATGGCTGCTGGGATGTGAGGGGTGAACTCCCTGCAGTGAGATACTGTATCATACATCTTCTATATGGTGTCATTCTGTGGTCAGTTGTTTTACTCTCTAACTGTTTTATACAAACGAAGATATTGGGATTGTGAATCTTCACAGACCAGGACCCTCTGATGATGAACTGGTTCTGACTGAGCTGCGTCTCTGTGACGTCCAGAGGAGcagccacacaaacaccacacacactgagactcaGGTTATCACTCAggtgttttatttctctaaaGACACAGTAACTGGATGAACGGAGAAcaatgaggaggaaaagacagaatcaGTCCAGTAGAATCCAATAGAAGCATCAGTAGAAACAGGCAGAGTCTTCACTTTCCTGTGGAGACACAACAGGTAATCAGAGTCCTGTACTGCAGAGAGGTAACTGTCTgatcagagtaacttcaggagtaacttggtgatgtcaggtgtaacttcctgattaacctgtactgACAAAGGTGGACAGTTTTACCTGagctctgttgccatggtgatttaTGCTGCATCTCTATTGTTTGTGGTTAACTCGGTTCGCTAAAGACCGTCAAtcatccccaccaccaccccacccccccaaaaaaaaacattatatagtggatggtagagggatgtggaccaataaatggtgtttttatgctccacattttccattttcactctcagttattttaatttgtatttttgtttctcacagtcaagcagcagaatttagtgTCATCAGTGTTGAATATTATCGAT
This genomic window from Lates calcarifer isolate ASB-BC8 unplaced genomic scaffold, TLL_Latcal_v3 _unitig_5261_quiver_791, whole genome shotgun sequence contains:
- the LOC108874224 gene encoding uncharacterized protein LOC108874224 isoform X2, whose translation is MKVLLLLLLYGTQQGQSQQGQSQLVEVKVDEGVESVSLPCTASLINIDSVIWNRVDLSPSTVHYRRETSSGFQDDLQNQNPQFKDRTSLNPDLLTTRDFSLSLRDIQVSDRGTYTCTVTGQKGETVQSHVLLLVRSKEEIQLEKKKQRDTAVGLGVGLPLVLALVGFLLFLAHRRGYLRFTKPSTVHEVEEGEESVKLPFKTTAHLPEDVRVEWRICASEPVIVHVNQDGTDQPDKQHQDYRGRTEMKRDLRRDLSLTLKKPTVRDSGLYVCRVQSREGDLLYERAVALWVKGGGGEERQPLTLSISGDKP
- the LOC108874224 gene encoding uncharacterized protein LOC108874224 isoform X1; its protein translation is MKVLLLLLLYGTQQGQSQQGQSQLVEVKVDEGVESVSLPCTASLINIDSVIWNRVDLSPSTVHYRRETSSGFQDDLQNQNPQFKDRTSLNPDLLTTRDFSLSLRDIQVSDRGTYTCTVTGQKGETVQSHVLLLVRSKEEIQLEKKKQRDTAVGLGVGLPLVLALVGFLLFLAHRRGYLRFTKPSTVHEVEEGEESVKLPFKTTAHLPEDVRVEWRICASEPVIVHVNQDGTDQPDKQHQDYRGRTEMKRDLRRDLSLTLKKPTVRDSGLYVCRVQSREGDLLYERAVALWVKGGGGEERQPLTLSISESAAAELNCSSPLFSC